One stretch of Trichomycterus rosablanca isolate fTriRos1 chromosome 3, fTriRos1.hap1, whole genome shotgun sequence DNA includes these proteins:
- the LOC134310057 gene encoding histone-lysine N-methyltransferase PRDM9-like: protein MESAEVKWVQNSGPANPQDVKTEDCTTLDEKTSITGNHVTPVDQQNKHFQENLESNCVKEETLELNTYNQGDLNIVCIKEEEPDDEDYLYCEECKSYFINKCEVHGPALFISDTLVPMGVANRARKTLPPGLEVQTSTIPDAGLGVFNKGETPVQVGAHFGPYQGELVDREEAMNSGYSWMICKSSQCVKYIDATQELHANWMRYINCTRNDEEQNLVAFQYQGRIFYRCCRPIRTGQELLVWYNEDYAKDLGFTFDYLWHKKCSANGKNSDLLQVFSCSLCPLSFTSQIYLHRHIKRCHYEEYVRLLNLGEINYDDLKLARSSNSLLTSPGTPHPNASNNQIQKKNYQCPDCGKTFSHHSHLKVHLRIHTGEKPYNCLQCDKSFSARGTLKIHERVHTGEKPYECSQCGKKFSHKSPLQTHMRIHTGEKPYHCVQCGKSFTYQNTLQHHQRLHTGEKPYRCSQCGKGFVQQNNLQAHQRVHTGEKPYRCPQCGKSFAYHSNFQTHQRVHTGEKQYRCLQCGKSFSRENTLQRHQRIHTGEKPYHCSECGKSFTHQNSLQTHQRTHTGEKPYQCSQCEKSFAQLGNLQSHQRIHTGEKPYRCLQCKKSFTRESSLQRHQRIHTGEKPYYCSQCGWSFSYLSTFKNHKCTNREPSDVHLSNQKTRT, encoded by the exons ATGGAATCAGCTGAGGTCAAATGGGTACAGAATTCTGGTCCTGCAAACCCACAG GATGTGAAGACAGAAGATTGTACAACTTTAGACGAGAAAACATCAATCACTGGAAACCATGTCACTCCTGTGGACCAACAGAACAAACATTTCCAGGAAAACCTTGAATCCA ACTGCGTGAAAGAAGAGACGCTGGAGCTGAATACTTATAATCAAGGAGACCTGAATATTGTCTGTATTAAGGAAGAAGAACCCGATGATGAAGACTACCTCT actGTGAGGAGTGCAAATCCTATTTCATCAATAAATGTGAGGTTCATGGTCCTGCTCTCTTTATATCCGATACCCTTGTTCCCATGGGGGTGGCCAACCGAGCAAGAAAAACCCTTCCTCCTGGTCTAGAAGTTCAGACGTCGACTATTCCTGATGCAGGCCTGGGAGTGTTTAATAAGGGAGAGACTCCAGTTCAAGTTGGTGCACATTTTGGACCCTACCAGGGAGAGCTGGTAGACAGAGAAGAAGCCATGAATAGTGGTTACTCCTGGATG ATATGCAAGAGCAGCCAATGTGTAAAGTACATAGATGCCACGCAAGAGCTACATGCTAACTGGATGAG GTATATTAATTGCACTCGTAATGATGAAGAGCAGAATCTTGTGGCGTTCCAGTATCAAGGAAGGATTTTCTACCGTTGCTGTCGACCCATCAGAACAGGACAGGAGCTCTTGGTGTGGTACAATGAAGACTATGCTAAAGATCTCGGCTTTACATTCGACTACCTCTGGCATAAAAAGTGCTCTGCAAATG gAAAGAACAGTGACCTGTTACAAGTTTTCTCCTGCTCATTGTGTCCACTTTCCTTTACATCTCAAATTTACCTTCACAGACACATTAAGAGATGCCACTATGAGGAGTATGTGAGACTCTTGAATTTAGGAGAGATTAATTATGATGATCTGAAGCTTGCCAGAAGTTCCAATAGTTTGCTGACATCTCCTGGTACTCCTCATCCCAATGCCTCGAACAATCAAATACAGAAAAAGAATTACCAGTGTCCAGACTGTGGAAAGACTTTTTCTCACCATAGTCATCTCAAGGTCCAcctgcgcattcacaccggagaaaaACCATATAACTGCTTACAGTGTGATAAAAGTTTTAGTGCACGAGGCACTCTTAAAATCCAcgagcgtgttcacacaggagagaagccgtacgAGTGCTCTCAGTGTGGAAAGAAGTTTTCTCATAAGAGTCCCCTCCAAACTCACATGCGTATCCACACCGGAgaaaagccgtatcactgcgtgcagtgtgggaagagttttacctATCAGAATAccctccagcaccaccaacGTCTTCACACAGGAGAAAAGCCGTATCGCTGCTCACAATGCGGGAAGGGTTTTGTGCAACAGAATAACCTTCAAgcacaccagcgcgttcacactggagagaagccgtatcgcTGCCCGCAGTGTGGCAAGAGTTTTGCGTATCACAGTAATTTTCAAACACATCAGCGCgttcacacaggagaaaagCAGTACCGCTGCTTGCAATGCGGGAAGAGTTTTAGTCGTGAAAATACTCTCCAaaggcaccagcgcattcacactggagagaagccgtatcactgctcagagtgcggaaagagttttactcatcaGAACAGTCtccaaacacaccagcgcactcacacaggagagaagccgtatcagtgctcgcagtgtgaaaagagttttgcaCAGCTGGGTAATCTTCaatcacaccagcgcattcatacaggagagaaaccgtatcgcTGCTTACAGTGTAAAAAGAGTTTCACCCGGGAAAGCAGTCTTCagcgacaccagcgcattcatactggagagaagccgtattattgctcacagtgtggatgGAGCTTTtcttatttaagtacatttaagaaTCACAAGTGCACTAACAGGGAACCATCTGATGTACATTTGTCCAACCAAAAAACAAGGACATGA
- the ccdc78 gene encoding coiled-coil domain-containing protein 78 translates to MDTDDKESSLDELKEQIRFLTDENVRTCLSVRLCSKLGLTQSKAAQHSASNQDLSARLVRSEEEKLKISKELVEVKIEANKQREKYEAEMFELQSKVLHQEGVVSNLEAELGRLQREAESVSSRILVAEGNERDMVEEYTALKSNFLSVSETLEREISHSEELSNELLTLAHTHDALLQERERTHSHTLELQRVRALLSRVSHSRVRRVRALLSRVSHSRVRPEDLSGSRVGAGGSYTHRTYCELREELEKMRKTYEEQLLRLEEKIVSMEKEKQEKRRAIRNTEHDIAQQSATLLVTQQRLKEVEAENSKLQNQLKTLNQEYRARLTHYIHDIAECVQGEGDVSKRLKEYVDSMLKEVRVSYRSREEQLTSTLKTYRKRLHNLYKTHQLLLSAYRIQREQILEHTELALEAGPPEAHFNPMEMELEGELEREVQRLREDKSRLETQLRLAQEQVALLSQPSQNTALTKEAWDDIRKQLREITVTAQEAHERERAQLITRAAVAEEQVRELQEYVDNHLGRYKLEVTRLQRLLGLETRRPQSAENNKPCPLQPSLEKTSHEI, encoded by the exons ATGGACACAGATGATAAAGAAAGCTCATTAGATGAACTGAAGGAGCAGATTAGATTTCTGACTGATGAGAACGTAAGGACCTGTTTGTCT GTACGTCTGTGCAGTAAACTGGGCTTGACACAGAGCAAAGCAGCTCAGCATTCTGCTTCCAACCAAGACCTCAGTGCCCGACTGGTACGGAGTGAGGAAGAGAAACTGAAG ATCTCTAAGGAGCTTGTTGAAGTGAAGATCGAAGCTAACAAGCAAAGAGAAAAATATGAGGCAGAAATGTTTGAGCTGCAGAgtaag GTGTTACATCAGGAAGGTGTGGTATCAAACCTGGAGGCAGAGCTGGGCCGGCTACAGCGGGAGGCTGAGTCAGTGTCATCACGGATACTGGTGGCTGAGGGTAACGAACGAGACATGGTGGAGGAGTATACGGCTCTGAAGAGTAACTTCCTGTCTGTAAGCGAGACTCTGGAGCGGGAGATCTCACACTCTGAGGAACTGAGCAACGAACTGCTGACACTCGCACACACCCATGATGCACTCCTTCAGGAGAGAGagcgcacacactcacacactctcgaACTGCAGAGAGTCAGAGCGCTCCTCAGCAGAGTGTCACACAGTAGAGTCAga AGAGTCAGAGCGCTCCTCAGCAGAGTGTCACACAGTAGAGTCAga CCAGAGGACCTGAGTGGAAGTCGAGTTGGTGCTGGTGGCTCATACACACAT aGGACGTATTGTGAGCTGAGGGAAGAGCTAGAGAAGATGCGAAAGACCTATGAAGAACAGCTCCTGCGACTGGAGGAGAAAAt tGTGTCCATGGAAAAGGAGAAGCAGGAGAAGAGGAGAGCAATCCGTAACACAGAACACGACATTGCACAGCAATCAGCC aCTCTGCTTGTCACTCAGCAGAGGTTGAAGGAGGTGGAGGCTGAAAACTCCAAACTACAGAATCAACTAAAGACCCTTAACCAGGAGTACAGAGCACGactcacacactatatacatgaCATcgcg gagtgtgtacAAGGTGAAGGAGATGTTAGCAAGCGATTGAAGGAGTACGTTGACTCCATGCTGAAGGAAGTTAGAGTGTCGTATCGCTCCAGAGAGGAACAACTCACCAGCACGCTGAAAACTTACAGAAAACGCTTACACAACCTCTACAAAACACACCAACTACTGCTCAGtgcatacag AATTCAGCGAGAACAGATCCTGGAGCACACCGAACTGGCTTTAGAGGCGGGTCCACCTGAGGCACATTTTAACCCTATGGAGATGGAGCTTGAAGGAGAGCTTGAGAGAGAAGTACAGAGGCTAAGAGAGGACAAATCCAGACTAGAGACCCAACTCAGACTGGCTCaggaacag gTAGCTTTGCTGTCACaaccatcacagaa TACAGCGCTGACCAAAGAAGCCTGGGACGATATCAGAAAGCAACTACGAGAGATCACTGTTACTGCACAG gaaGCTCATGAGAGGGAGCGAGCTCAGCTCATCACCAGAGCAGCAGTTGCTGAGGAGCAGGTGCGTGAGCTACAGGAGTATGTGGACAATCATCTGGGCAG GTATAAGCTGGAAGTTACTCGACTGCAAAGGCTGCTGGGACTGGAGACAAGGCGACCACAGAGTGCTGAAAACAATAAGCCCTGCCCTCTACAGCCGTCACTCGAAAAGACCAGTCATGAAATATGA